The DNA window ATATCTATGGTGAAGAAGGAGCCAATTTTTCTCTGACTCGAACCCATATCGGAGCCTGTGATTTTTCTGTGGAAGGCAAGTATTCATACGCTGAGCAAGCTGGAGATACTGAGCTTAAATCCTTTAGCATTCAAGAGGATCTGGAGGGATTTGCTCCAGCAGACTATCCAGGAATCAAGGACAGCAAGTACGATCTCCTACCCATGATTCAGGAAGCACTAAAGATCAAACAATCTCAAAAGGATTCTGAACTTCGCATTATCGCCTCTGCCTGGACAGCTCCGGCCTGGATGAAAGACATTGAGATGTATTTTCAGCCCATGACTGCTGAGAATAATTGGCAGGGCACCGGCGGTTCATTAAAACCCGAGTACGTCAGCACCTACGCAGATTATCTGGTTCGTTATTTTGAGGCCTATAAGGCTGCAGGAGTCAACATCTGGGGTCTTACTCCTGTGAATGAACCCCACGGCAATAATGGTCAGTGGGAAAGCATGAACTTTAGCCCTGAAACTCAGAGTGAATTTGTTCAGAAATATCTTGGACCAGGTCTACGTAAGGCTGGATTCGGGAATGCCCGGCTATTGATCTTTGATCAGAATCGTGATGGCATTGAGGAATGGTCAGACGTCCTCTACCCCGCTGATGTGAAAGAAAAATATATCTATGGCATGGCAGTACACTGGTATGAAAGCACCATCAAAGTTTATGAAGAAGTCTTTGATCGAGTCCATGCCAAGTTTCCTGATTACACCATCGTCCATACAGAAGGCTGCATTGATGATCTAGGTAAACCTGCACCCGCTGATTGCACAGATCCTGAAGGACGTACCGAGAAAGACTGGTTTAAGAATGATGAGTTCTGGTGGACA is part of the Candidatus Neomarinimicrobiota bacterium genome and encodes:
- a CDS encoding glycosyl hydrolase, which encodes MNRNIKLGGFTLLFMTLLIVACGPKPELTPQSQAKSLASTSEILNTSASGSKLAVQENVQFKAGQAEGIVIQVFPDSVKQTIDGIGTSFTESSAFVLAHLEPQDRMKVMQNIYGEEGANFSLTRTHIGACDFSVEGKYSYAEQAGDTELKSFSIQEDLEGFAPADYPGIKDSKYDLLPMIQEALKIKQSQKDSELRIIASAWTAPAWMKDIEMYFQPMTAENNWQGTGGSLKPEYVSTYADYLVRYFEAYKAAGVNIWGLTPVNEPHGNNGQWESMNFSPETQSEFVQKYLGPGLRKAGFGNARLLIFDQNRDGIEEWSDVLYPADVKEKYIYGMAVHWYESTIKVYEEVFDRVHAKFPDYTIVHTEGCIDDLGKPAPADCTDPEGRTEKDWFKNDEFWWTPSASDWAYAVPWAGEAGKDHPLYTPVHRYARNIIVSLDHWATGWVDWNIVLDQQGGPNHVGNFCGAPIMIDTQSLDVYYTPIFSVLAQFSRTIRPGDKALQTQASTDGLGADDLHFCATVNKAGLMSVQVLNTTAAPIQYKLQIAGEFADLSIAENSVQTVRVQL